The following are from one region of the Noviherbaspirillum sedimenti genome:
- the xerD gene encoding site-specific tyrosine recombinase XerD — protein MPAADQAAIDEFCDILWLEDGLAKNTLEAYRRDMRLFASWLRAERDRHVHAAQAEDLHAYFAARHADTKATSANRRLAVLKRFYQMALRQNRIAADPCLHMQSAKQPPRFPKTLSEAQVEALLSAPDVATPLGLRDRTMLELMYASGLRVSELVLLKSVEVGMNEGVLRITGKGNKTRLVPFGEEARGWIERYLKDARAAILNGQGDDALFVTARGGAMTRQMFWTLIKKYAQKADINAPLSPHTLRHAFATHLLNHGADLRVVQLLLGHADISTTQIYTHVARERLKLLHAQHHPRG, from the coding sequence GCGCGACATGCGCCTGTTCGCCTCCTGGCTGCGGGCTGAGCGCGACCGCCACGTGCACGCCGCGCAGGCGGAAGACCTGCACGCCTATTTCGCCGCCCGGCATGCCGACACCAAGGCCACATCGGCCAACCGGCGCCTGGCGGTATTGAAGCGTTTTTACCAGATGGCGCTACGGCAGAACAGGATCGCCGCCGATCCCTGCCTGCACATGCAGTCGGCCAAACAGCCGCCGCGTTTCCCCAAGACCTTGTCGGAAGCCCAGGTCGAGGCGCTGCTTTCTGCCCCGGATGTCGCCACGCCGCTCGGTTTGCGCGACCGCACCATGCTGGAACTGATGTATGCCAGCGGCTTGCGCGTGTCCGAACTGGTGCTGCTCAAATCGGTCGAGGTCGGCATGAACGAGGGCGTGCTGCGCATTACCGGCAAGGGCAACAAGACCCGATTGGTGCCCTTCGGCGAGGAAGCGCGCGGCTGGATCGAGCGTTACCTGAAAGACGCCCGGGCGGCGATCCTGAACGGCCAGGGCGACGATGCGCTGTTCGTCACAGCCCGTGGCGGCGCCATGACGCGGCAGATGTTCTGGACCCTGATCAAGAAATACGCGCAGAAGGCCGATATCAACGCGCCGCTGTCGCCGCACACCTTGCGCCACGCCTTCGCCACGCATCTGCTGAATCATGGCGCCGACCTGCGCGTGGTGCAGCTGCTGCTGGGCCATGCCGATATTTCAACCACGCAGATCTATACCCATGTCGCGCGCGAGCGCCTGAAGCTGCTGCATGCGCAACATCATCCGCGCGGCTGA